The sequence below is a genomic window from Armatimonadota bacterium.
GGGACTGACAACGCTGAGCAGTTTAGCAAGTCAGTTTTGGATGTTATGAGACTTTACTTTGAATCGCTCCTTCGATCCGGGCATGTTTTCTCGACCAAATACGTGGGATCGTTTGAATTCGAATTAGTTCGTGAGCCTTGAGGAGTGGTTCTGGGCGAAAAGTTTGGTGGGCAAGATGCCCACCTTCCCAGGAGGTCTGATATCCACCCGTGAGGGCAAATCAAAGAATTGGGAGAGGGAAGTGGGGTTTGCGTGGAACCTTATTTCCGGCGTTTGCGGGGCTTTTTGACCTGAGGTTTACGGGGTCGGTCGGCGTTCATCTTTTTCACGATGTCGCGGATCGATGTTGGCTGAGGTGGTCGAGCGGCTTCTTTGGCGGCTTTCTTCTCGGCTTCGATTTCTTCTCGCGGTCGCGGTTTGATGACCTCATCACCATAGCGCCACATGGCGGGCATGTCGCCTAGCGGTTCGTAATGTTCTGGCGTTTCGCCTTTGCGGCGGACCAGGCAGGCGAAGGCGCCTGCGCCAAGTCCCTGGTGTGGGTAGAGGCGGTAGGCGGGGAAGTCGGAGAAGCGAGAGCGGAATTCGGCCAAGTGCGGGACTTCGACAGCTTCCATATCCGGGTGGGTTTTGAGGAACCACTCGATGACCTTTTCGTTCTCCTTGGGGCTGAACGTGCAGGTGGCGTAGAGGATGGAGCCGCCGGGGCGGAGGCAGTGATAGCAGTTGCCAATGATGCGTCGTTGGCGACCGACGTTCATGTCGATCATGTTCGGCGCGAAGGCACCGAGGGCTTCGTCGCCTTTGGCGATCAGCGATTGTCCCGAGCAGGGGGCGTCGCAGATGACGAGATCGAAGCATTCTTTGTAGCGTCGGGCGAAAACAGAAGGGTCGGCGGACCAGACGAGGCTTCCTTCGCACTTGCACCGGTCGAGGTTGCCGATGAGGGTTGAGACGCGCTTGCGGATGATCTCATTGCAGAGCAGGACCTCGGGGTGGAAGGCTCGATAGGCGAAGACGGCTTTGCCGCCGGGCGACGAGCACATGTCGAGAACTCGCTTGGGCGGGGCAGCGACGGCGAGCATTGCCGACGCGGAGAAGACGGACGAGAAATCGAGCGAATAGTAGGCGCCTTTGGCGTACAACGGGTGCTTCGCGGCTTTGAATTCGGGGTCGCTGATGCGCTCGACGAAGGGCGGTTGCCATTTGAGGTGGCGGTCGCGGGGGAAGGACTTTATCTCGGGGCGATCCTGGAGGATGATCATCGCCATCTCTTTGGAATCGCCAGCGAGCATGGCCTCCAAGAACTCTTCCCGCTCGTCCTCCGACTCGAATAAGTCGTGGGCGGCTTTGAGCAACAGTCGGGAAGCGTCCTTGGCGGGCTTGGCCATGAGAATTAGAGTCCTAGCACGAGTTCGGCGACTTGAACCGCGTTGAGGGCCGCACCTTTCAGCAGTTGGTCGCCCGACAGCATGAGGCAGAGGGCGTTCGGATTGCTAAGGTCGTGGCGAAGGCGGCCGACGAGCACGTCGTCTTGGCCGCTGGCTTCTAGCGGGGTCGGGAAGTGGTTTTTCTCGCGATCATCGATGAGGCGAACGCCGGGAGCTTTCGACAGAGCTTCCCGGGCGTCCTCGATAGACGGCGCGGGACCATCGAATTCCATCGTCACGGTCTCGGTGTGAGCGCGAAGAATGGGAACGCGAACGCAGGTGACATTGATCTTGAGATCGGGCATTCCGAGGATTTTCTTGGTTTCCTCGACGACTTTCATTTCTTCTTCGTTGTAGCCGGTTTCGCCGACGGCGGTGTTGTGGCTGAAGAGGTTGAACGCGTAGGTTTGGCTCAGCGTGGTCGGCGGGAGTTCTTCGCCAAGCACTACGGCCTTCGTCTCACCTTCGAGTTGGCGCATCATACCGGCGCCGCCGCCGCTTGCGCTTTGGTAGGTGCTGACGATCAATCGCTGGAGCTTGCCGAGCTTGAGGATCGGGTTGATGGCGGTGCAGAGCAGGATTGCGGTGCAGTTGCCGACAGCGAAAAGGCGATTGTCGGGCGAGTAGGTCGACGGGTTGACCTCGGGCACGATGAGCGGCACGGCGGGGTCCATGCGGAATGCGCTGGAGTTATCGACCACCAACGAGCCGGCGGCGATGGCGTCGGGGACCAAAGCCTTAGATCGGGTTGCACCCGCAGAAAAAAATGCGACGTCGATGCCCGCAAAAGCACCGGGTTTGGCCTCTTCGATCGCGATGGATTCTCCCTTGAACGAAAGATGTTTACCGACCGATCGCTCGCTAGCAAGGAGCTTGAGAGATCGAATGGGGAAGTTTCTTTGTTCGAAGAGCCTGAGGAATTCTCCGCCAACGGCTCCGGTCGCACCAACTATTGCGACACTATAGGATTGAGACACTCCTAGTGTTGTACCGCAAATCATGGTAAAACCTGAGTCAATCATTGACCTCTTCGACTATATAAAGTGACTCGTGGTGCTTGGACAAAGAAAGATTTTGTGGTGGATTTCCCCTTGGGAACCACGACGCAACTTTTCCGGGAAGTAAATTATCCGGGCCCATCGGGCTGCTTCAAGGTTCTTAATTTCGATCAGGTCGTTCCTGAGAGCGTTGACGGTACTTCGGACTTTGGGTCGGAGACGTGGGGCCTGCTGATCAAACGGCAGGGCACGACGATTTTTAAGGCGGACGAGCACCAGAACCCGATGATCGTTCCGGCGGGGACGGTGATGCTGACCCGGGCGCGAAACCTGCGGATGCGGATCACGAAGGGGGTTCACGAATCGACGATCGTTTTGTGGAAGGCGTCTTCCTTGCCTCGGTTGGCGGCGAGCCTTGAGAAGTCGAAGCGATTTGTGATGGTGCAGAGCGTTCTGCCGCACCACCGGCATACGGTTTCGATCCTGCAGGGGTTGGTGGACGACCCGCATCGGCACTTTGAGTTGATGATGGTGGGATTGTTGTACACGACCATCGGAGTGATGATTTCGGGGAGGGATGAGTTGAACCTGTCGGCGATCGACCAGGGGTATCCAGATTCGATGAAGCCGCTGATCGATATGGTTCGGAAGGAACCGGCGCGGTACTGGCCGGTGCCGGAGGCGGCGAACATCGTCGGGTATTCGGACCATCATTTCTCGCGGATGTTCAAGCAGGCGACGGGGATGAAGTTCCAGTCGTTTGTGGAGCGGTGCCGGACGGCGTATGCGGTCGAGCTTTTGATCACGACAAAGCTGTCGGTGGACACGATTGCCAATAAGACGGGGTTCGGGGCTCCTCAGGCTCTGCGTGAGGCGTTTAAGAATGTGCTGGGGATTATTCCGAGCGATCTGCGGGGTTTCAACCACGTTTCGAAACCGTAATCCGCAACCTTTTTTCGGGCTTGTCGGTACTTCTAGAAAACAGTGAAAAATCGTTCGGGCTTGATTCTTTTCGTTGGCTCGCTGATTGCCGGGCTAATGAGCCTTTTGCGGGCGGGTTCCATTCCTGATCGGGTTCCGATGCATTGGAACTTGGCGGGTCAGGTAGACCGGTACGGCAGCCGATGGGAAGGGCTTTTGTTCATCCCGATCATGTCGCTGGTGTTGAGCTTTGTGTTCATGCTGATCGGCGCGGTTAGCGGGAGCCGGTTGCGCCAGAACACAGTGAAGGCGCTGAACATCATTTCGGCGGCGATGATGACGTTTTTCTTGGTCATCCACAACTTCATGTTGTCGGCTCAGCCGGATCGGATCCCGGGGATGATTCCGGGCGGATTGGCGTGTTTGATGGTCGTGATGGGGTTTGCGATCAAGGATGTGGAGCCGAATCCGTTTGTGGGGATTCGGGTGCCATGGACGATGAACAATCCGCTGGTGTGGCGCAAGACGCACGATCGGGCGAGCCGATTGTGGATTGTCGGCGGGGCGGTGGCGTTGGTGTTGGCGTTGTTGCATGCGCCGACGATATTGCCGATTGCGGTGTTCGTGGGGTTGATTTTGTATCCGATGTTGGATTCGTATCGGATTTCGAAGACGGGTTAGTTTTTCGGGGCGAGGGCAAGGGCGAGGGCATATTCACATTGGGGCGGGCAGGTACCCTATAGGCATCAATGCCCATCCGCGAAAGTGACGTCCTTGAAGCCCTCAAGAGCGTCATGGACCCCGACCTCCATCGTGACATCGTCACCCTTGGGTTTGTCAAAGACATCGTCCTTCAGCTTCCTCGCGTCGCGTTCAAAATCGACCTGACGACGCCGGCGTGCCCGGTCAAGGACCTTCTCAAATCGCAGGCGGAAGAGGCCGTTCTCGCCCTTGAGGGCGTCGAGACGGTTGAAATCGAGATGACGGCGACGGTTCGTCAGCGAAACCAGAAGCCGGAGGACCTGATCACGGGCGTCAAGCATGTAATTGCGATCGCGAGCGGTAAGGGTGGAGTCGGAAAATCCACCGTGACGGTGAACTTGGCGTTGGCGCTGGCGGCGACGGGGGCGAAGGTGGGAATTCTCGACGCCGACGTGTATGGGCCATCGATTCCGTTGATGTTGGGCGCGCAGAACGACAAGCCGTTTACGGAGGCGCAAAAGATTCTGCCCGTCCTGAAGTACGGGGTGCAGACGATGTCGCTGGGGTACCTGCTGGACGAAGACAGTGCGGTGCTGTGGCGCGGGCCGATGGTGGCGGGCACGGTGCGACAGCTTTTGGCCGATGTGGAGTGGGGCGAACTCGACTACCTTTTGGTCGATTTGCCGCCTGGAACCGGCGATGCCCCGATGTCGCTGGCTCAATTGGTGCCATTGACGGGCGTGGTGATCGTTTCGACGCCGCACAACGTGGCGGCGAACATTGCCGGCAAGGCGGTGCAACTGTTTAAGCGGCTGAACTCGCCGATTCTTGGCGTGATTGAGAACATGGGGCCGTACGTGGACGCGGCGACGGGCGAGACGCGAAAGATGTTTTCGGGGATGACAGGCGAGGAGCTTGCCCAGCATTTGGCGGTGCCTTATCTGGGTTCGATTCCGTTCGATCCGATCGTGTCGGAGTCGGGCGATGCAGGAACTCCGGCGGTGGTGGCGTACCCGGACACGGTTCAGGCGACGGCGTTTAAAGATTTGGCGGGCTCGGTGGCGCGCCAGGCATCGATTCGGACGATCAACGGCTAAGTCAGAGCTGGTTCAGCCACTGGACGAGGGGGCTGTTGCGGTTTTGGTGGAGGAAGACCGAGGGGTATTCCTCCTTGTTGATCCAGCGAAGAACCTGGAATTTTTGGCCGTCGAGAGTTTGCGGTTGGTCGCTGGAGGGGTCCCACCAACGGTTGGCAGGCACATCGAAGACGGGCATCTGGCGGGCCATGACGGGATCGAGCGGCTCTTCGCTACAAACCACCAGACCCTGGGCGGATTGGAGGGCAGCAGCCTTGGATTCACGATTGTAAATGATGTGGGGGATGCGGTTGACGCGGAGGAAGATGCGCAGGACGCGGCACATGGCATCGCACCGCTCTGGGTTTTCGTCCCAGGCGTGAATTTCGATTTGGCGCTCTCCGTAAAAGTTGGCGATGGAGGCCGCTACGTACGTCGCGGACATGAAATCGCCGAACCCGATAATTGCAAGTCTCTCAAACACCCGTGCGTTTCGTTTCCCGTTTCAAAGATAATGTTAGCTGATGGATGACTTTGATTTCGGAATGGAACCTGCCGAACTGAGTACGTCCGCAATGAATTTCAGCTTTGGCGCGGCGGGCAAGATTTCCAGTTTATGGGTTGCCGAATCCGGCGGAGCCTACGGCGGCGATCAACAATTCATTTCCGGTCCAATCGTTATTGGAGACGAAACTTCGGACGAATACGTTCCAGGGACGATTCTGCTTGGGACCCGGACGGATATCGAGGATCCATGGATCGTGAGCCGCAATACCGGCGGCGATCCCCAGGTGAGCGAGACGCAGGTCGATATCGACTACGACTTTTCGCTCCTCAGCGACCTGACGGTGAAAGGGAAGTTCTATGAGGACACCGAGCGGCCGGGAGTGGTCATTTGGGAGATCACGATTCGGAATAAGAGTCGGCAGAGCGTCGAAATTGGCGAACTTGGGTTTCCTCTGGCGCTGAATACGTCGCTGGAGGGCTTTCCGATCTCGGATGAGGGGATGAACTCGCTGTTGACCGAGCGGCTGATCGTGCAGAAGCATATCGGCGGGGCAGGAAGCTATTTGGTGGCGAAGAAGGTGTGTGGCGATCCGCCCGGGCTTCTGGTTTTTCCGGGGAAGGACACGTCGTTTGAGTTTTTCCATTCGGCGCCGCTTTCGATGCGGTTGTCGCCGGGTTGGTCGGGGATTCCGATCTTGTACGTACACTCGCAGGCAACGATCGAGCGGGAGGACTGGGGGGAGTGGTTCTTCGACCATACATCGCTCGTGATGGAGCCGAAGGAAGAGAAGACGTTTCAAATCTGCTTTGCGCCGGTTCTGGCGCGGCATGGCTACGATGTGCCGCTGGCCTTGGCGGAGTACGGTGTGCCGACATTTCGTCCGATTCCGGGTGCGGTCGTGCCGACCGACGTCACGTTGGCGGTCGAGGTTTCGGGCACGCGTCCGGCTGAATTTCTCTCCGACGACGAAGCGGCGGAGCTGGATTCTGAAAGCGACGAGTTTGGTGGCACAGTGCTGGTGCGGAGCCCAAACACCGGCCAGAACCGGATTGTGGTGAAGGACATGGACGGGCGGGAGGCGTGGGCGCATATCTACGTCGTCAAACCGATCAAGGACTTGATTGAGTCGCGGGCGTCGTGGATTTGTCGCAACCAGGTGATGAAGGACGGACCGTTTGAGCACGCGATCGTGCCGGCGGATTTATCCGAAGAGACGAAGGCAGTTGCCGAGTTCGACAACAGTTGGGCGATCATTTCCAGCTTGGCGGACGCAACGTTTTTGGCAGAGAAGAATCGAATTTACTTCGACCCCGACCAGGTGAAGGTCCTGGATGACTACATCGAGAAGTTTCTGCTTCAACGGTTCCACAAGCCGGGGCAGGGGACTTTTGGGGCGATCTGCCCACCCTGGAAGGATTCGATCGCGATGGATGGGAGCCGGGCCCAGCTTTATGTGTTGGCGGCGAAGTTCTATGTGTCGTGCGCGGACTTGGCGACGGGGGCTAGGCTGTCGCGGGTGGCGAACGACTATCTGGAGTTGGCGCGTGAGCTTTTGGTTGGGATGCTGAAGTTTGCCGACCGGGAAGGGTACGTGGCGCAGACGCTTTATGGGGCGAACGAATTGTTTCGGTTCGACGAATGGGCGGATTTGCGCGAAGGCTTCTTGGAGAAGACGCGGCTCCCGTTCTGGAACGGACGGTATTTCTCGCTGACGACTCTGAGCGAGGTGAGCGTGATGGCGGAGCTGACGAATTCCATGAGCGCGACCGGCTCGGTCGAGCAGTTGTGTCTGGCCCACAAATCGTCATCGCCTAACTGGTGGTCGTTTGGGGCAGAGCCGCGGCCGAGCGTGGATTACGAGGCGCATCCGTACCTGCCGGACTACGCCGAAGTGTTCCCCTCGTACACGAGCGTGAGTTCGTCGATGGCGATGACGACGTGGCTGAAGCGCGACTATACGCGGCTGGACGAAGCAGGTTTGCGGTTGGCGACTGGCGGAATGCTGGCTCCCTGGAGTTTGGTCCGGGAGGATGGAGCGTTGACGATGGGCTTTTGCCCGGATTTGGGATCGTCGCAAAGGGGCATCGTCAACTTTACGGGCGACGCTGGCTTTGCGCTGGCGGACTACCTTCGGTACTCGACGGGCTACTTGCTGTCGAGTTTCGACCGAGGTTTTGTGCCGCTTGGCGTGCATTTCGAGTCTTATCCGCGCGATGGGATGACGATCATCCGCTTGGAGCCGTGGGACGGCGTGGGTCGGCGAATCATGGTGCGGCACCTGAACCTTTCGGTCGAGGTCGAAGGTGCGAAGATCGACGTGATTGAGTTTGATGTGAACCTGCGATGGGCAAAGGTGACGCTGGACAACCCGACGGAGACGATGAAGCGGAAGACGCGCGTGCTGGTGGACGGGCTGTGGGGGACGAAGTTCGTGGTAACGGATGCGGATAGTAAGGTCGAGGACGGGGTTTTGGTTTTGGATACGGTGGTGGATGCGGGTCGGCTGAAGGAGATCGAGATTCGGGTGGTTTGAGGCTTGTCCTCGCTTCCCTTGCTCGACTCACCCGGTTCGCCAACACAGCGTTGTGAAAATTGGTTATTGGTGTTGGCTCACCGACCTCTCTATCCAAAGAGGTATCTCGGTTTGGTAGCCGGAGTGAAATCTTGGGAGACGAAGTTCGTGGTAACGGATGCGGATAGTAAGGTCGAGGACGGGGTTTTGGTTTTGGATACGGTGGTGGATGCAGGTCGGCTGAAGGAGATTGAGATTCGGGTGGTTTGAGGCTTGTCCTCGCTTCGATCTGGTAGTCCCGGCGGACGAGCTTACTCTGGCTCTTTTTGAATCTGCTTCGATTGGACCCCCATCCCAACCCTTCCCCCTTTTCGGGAAAAAGGGGAAGGGCTCAGGGCTTCGCCTGGGTCGTCCCTAAGACCGGGACCTGTCGGTTTTTTGGCAAGGATTTACCAGGGCGGGAGTGGGGGAAGGCGGAAGGGTTCGCGGCTCAACGTAAGCACGTAAAACTCGATCGGTAAGTGCCGACATGAGTCGGCGAGGGTGTCGCCAAGAATTGGATCCCAAACAAGGACTTGGTCAGGAGTTTCTTTCGATAGCTCGGCGAGGAACGTCGGTGCGTCGGGTAGCGCTTTGGGTTTGATGCCTCGAATCTCGAACCAAAGGTTGACCAAACGGGTTTGGAGGTCGTCGGGGCCGATGATGACAACCTTTTGACGATCCACCGTCTGAGTTTAGCAAAGTCGCTCTACGTGACTGGTTTCCTTGGACCCCCATCCCAACCCTTCCCCCTTTTCAAGAAAAAGGGGAAGGGCTCTTTGCCTATCTGCATCTTCGAAGTATTGCTTACGGAGATTAGGCACAAATGGAATGAGGCCGTCATGCAAGAGCATGACGGCCTCATTCCAAGTGAATTGGCTTTGGTTAGCTTACTTGGCAGTGCGTCGTCGTCGAACAAGTGCCAGAGCGCCGAGGCCGAGGACGGCCATGGAAGCCGGCTCAGGAACGGTCGTCGATGTACCCATGACTCGAACAGCCACGTCGGTGCTGTTGAAGTTGTTCCAGCTAGCGCCACCGTCGGTGCTGAACTGCTGGTCGCCAGTGTTGTTGGCGTTGTTCCAGCCCCAACCACCATTCAGGTTCGCATCCGTCGTGGTAGCCGTGACGTAGTACGTGCCGGTCGTCAGCAACGGATTCAGGGACGAGTTGAGCAGGTAGCTGTTCACGACGCCATTGGCGGTCGTCACGTTGACCGCAAACGATTCGAGAACGGTGCCAGGAACGCCAGCGTTGTCGGCGCAGATGCTAACATCGTAGACGCCCGTATTGTCGTTGAAGTTGCCGAGCGGGAGCTCAATGCTGTCCAACGTGTAGGAACCGGTGACCGAGAACGGTCGGGACATGAATTGCCAGGTCGCAACGATCCAACCATTAGCTTGGAAACCAGGTGCATCGCCCGCATACGTGTCAAGAAGCACGTCTGCATTTGCCGAAACGGCGCCGCCCACGACGAGAAGAGCGATGAGCGCTCTACTTACAGTATTTTTCATATTAGTACCCTCCAAGTCCATCCCCATTCGGTGAGGACCAAGAAACAAACGGTAACGTGTACCGGCGGCAAAGAGTTTGCCCTTCCTGCCGCAATGATAGGTATAGCATGTCTTTGCGAAAAGTAGAAGAGTATAAGAATCGAATTAGCAAAATTACTAGCCGCACTAGTTTCGACCCCGTTTTGGAGTTCGGGAGACCCGTTTGTTTAGGAAATCGTTCTCACGAAAAATATCATGCCAAAGGTGATATCTTTGCGTTGAATAAGTACCTGAAAGTAAGCGAAGTAGGTAGGCGAAACGGATGGGCATTCTCGACTTTGGTACTTAGCCGGATTTCAGGCTCCTAGGCCCTCGGTCCCGGCGCCGGGCGGGTAAACTGGCTTTTTAATGAGTGAAACGGTTCTCGTTCTCGGCTCGGGACCGATTCGCATCGGCCAAGGCATCGAATTCGACTATTCCTGCGTTCATTGTGTTTGGTCTTTGCGAGACATGGGCTATCGAGCCATTCTCGTCAATAACAACCCCGAAACCGTTTCGACCGACTTCGATACGTCCAACGGACTGTACTTCGAGCCGGTGACCTTGGAGGACGTCATGGACGTCATCAGCCACGAAGAGCCCATGGGCGTGGTGTGCCAGTTCGGTGGCCAAACGGCGATCAACCTGGCGATGGGGCTACAGGAGCGAGGGATTCAGGTTCTGGGCACGACACCCGAGGCGATCGCCGAGGCCGAGGACCGCGAGCAATTCGACGCTTTGTTGGAGAAGCTGGGGTTTCAGCGGCCGAAGGGAAGAGCCGTTCGCTCTCTGGAGGACGCGGTGAAGGTTGCCGAAGAGGTCGGTTATCCGGTTCTCGTTCGCCCAAGTTTCGTTCTCGGAGGCCGGGCGATGGAGATCGTTTTCAACGAAGAGCATCTGCGGGCGTTCTACGGAGAGGCAGAATCCGCCAACCCCGGGCAGCCGGTGCTGGTCGACAAATATCTGCTGGGCAAGGAAGCGGAAGTCGACCTGATTTCGGACGGCGAAAACGTTTTGATACCTGGGATCATGGAGCATATCGAGCGGGCCGGCGTGCATAGCGGCGACTCGATGGCGATCTATCCTCCGGTAGCGCTGACGAGCGACGAAATTACATCGATGTGCCGAATGGGCATCGAGATTGGCCGGGCTTTGAAGGCTAAGGGGCTGGTCAATATTCAGTTTGTGATTGTGGATGGGGTGGCGTACATCCTTGAGGTGAACCCGCGGGCGAGTCGCACGGTACCGTTCTTGAGCAAGGTGACGGGCATTCCGATGGTCGATCTGGCGACGCGGTGCATGATGGGTGAGAAGCTCGCTGAGCTAGGCTACGAGACCGGGCTTTGGACTTTGGAGACGACGGCCGGGACAGAGTACTCGGGTCCGAAAGGCACGAAGTACGCGCCGATCTATAAAGGGCGGATTTTGGACGTTTCGAACCAGGATGCGCCGGTAGGGAAGTCGCAGGTTTATGCGGTGAAGGCTCCGGTGTTCTCGTTCCTCAAACTGCGGTTGGTCGAGCCTTCGCTTGGGCCGGAGATGAAGTCGACGGGCGAAATTATGGGGGTCGATTCGACCTACGAGGCGGCTTTATATAAGGCGTTTTTGGCGGCGGGAATTGGTTTTAAGGGAGATGGCGCGGTGTGCATCACGGTTCGCGACCAGGACAAGGAGCAGGCGGTGGACATCGGTCGGCGGCTGAATGCGAACGGACTGAAGCTGGTGGCGACGCCGGGAACGGCGGCACACCTGCAGGCGCAGGGCATTGCTTGCGAGAAGGTGAACAAGATTCAAGCGGGTTCGCCGAACTTGCTAGACCTGATCATGGAAGGCGGGTTAAGTATGATGATCAATACGGCCAGCCTGACGGAAACGAGCGAGAGCGAAGCGGCGCGGATTCGGCGTGCGTGTATCGAGACGGGTGTCCCTTGTGTGACGGCGATCGACACGGCGAGCGCGTTGGTTCGGGCTTTGGAGATTTATTCGGATCCGTCGCAGAGCGAGTGCAAGCGGCTAGACGAGTACTTCCAGTTGGCGTAGGTTTTCGGAAGCGCTTGTTCTTTTCTTGTGCGATGAAGCCTCCTCCCCACCGCTTCGCCTAGGGCCCGCTTAGCGACTCCCCCCGGGAAGTAGCGTGGTTGGTAGGCTCCGTTGGAACTTCGTCACGCTGATTTCCCGAAGTGGTTTCAAGATTCGGCACGAAATAGGGCGCCCACCCTCTATGCTTGCCCCTTCGAGGAGATTGGTCGAATCTTCTCAGGCTTGGCGACCGTAACCGAACTCATATGGCGGGTGGACGTCGTAGGAGCAAGGTGAAGCGGACTCTGCGAGTCTACGGATTTCCGCTTGAGTTCTGTGCTTTGGGACTCATCACCGGTTCCCTTGGAGCGTTTTTGGTTGCAGTAATCATCGCCCTCTTTGTCGCCATGTTAGTCAAGGCTGGCTGGTACCGAGATGAATTAGAACCAGAGAGTTCCTGAACCTCTTGGTCTATGCGCAATAATATTCCGATGGCTCTTTCCGCTGGAACCAAGGCTCCTCTTTTCACCCTTCGACAGAAGACCGCTGATGGCATGAGGGATGTGAGTTTGGCCGACCATGCGGGCCAAGATGTTGTCGTTCTCCTTTTCGTGCCGGGGGCGTTTACGCATGTTTGCACGGGCCAATTTTGCGACCTCAGCAAGGGTGTGACGGCAATTCCGGGGGCGGTGACCTATGGCGTGTCGGTCGACTCTGCCTATTGCCAAGAAGCCTGGGGCAAGATGGATGGCATTACGCTTCCGATGATCAGCGACTTTACGCACCAAGTAACGAAGGACTACGATGTGGTTTTGGAGTCGTTGAGTGGCATGGGACCAGCCTCTAAGCGGGCGGCGTTTGTCATCGACCGTGATGGCATGATCGTCTATTCTGAGGAGACCCCTACCACGCTGGACATGGTCAACTATGAAGCCATCAACGCGGCGGTATCGGCCGCGAAATAAAATTAATTCGTAAGATTGGCACCAAAATTGACTTGGTCATGACTACCTCGGCTTAGACTGTAATGGTGAGCGAGCGATGGATATGAGAAATCGACCTCTTTTTTGGATTTTAGCTTTGGGGATTTCGGTGGCGGCAAACGCCCAGACGAAATTCAATTTTCAGACGATCGACGTCCTGCAGGACGCGAGGGTCGTGGCAGTCAACAATAAGGGCGCGATTCTCTGTCACTTTGTTGACCCGAGATATCAGATTTGGACTCCGCAAGGCGGACTATCCCACGTCACTTATAAGCCGTTCGACAATTACCGACCAGCAATCAGTGATTCGGGCAAGCTGTATGGCGAGTCGCGGGGAAGCATCATCCAGTTCGATATGGCGAGGGGGCAGAGCGTGCTCTTCTCACGAAGCGCCTATACCTATGCGATCGTGGATGCGAGCGAAGACAACCTTCTGATTAGCGCGAAACGTGGTTCGCAGACTCGATACTATACGGTCAAGTCGGGTGTGAAAGCGGGCCCACTTTCGATGCCTAGCGGATTTGTACCGGTAAGCATCGGCGGTGACGGAGTCATTCGAGGAACCGAAACTGCGGACGGTGGTACCTTCGCCTCTCAGGTCCGTAGAATTGTTCGCCTCAACAGCAACGGAACGACATCTCAAGACCCTTTGGCCGTTGACCAAGTCAGTTCATACGATGGATACAATTCCTCTTGGAACACGCAGACGATCCAATCCATGAGTGACGGCACGGTTGTTGTTCGACAGAGTTCCAATACTAGCGGCTACCACTCATCTGGAGGAACCGTGTGGGTCGATACCTATTTTCCTTCCGGCAAACACCTTCAAACCATTGCTGGCTATAGTCAGTCATTTGAGGGATCCGGCTACTATGGGTCGCTGTTTGGGTTGGCGTTGTCCGATGAACGCATCCTCATCCGTCCGATGACCAGTCCATTCGACTTTGTTCTCACCGATTGGGTGCTGCCAAATTA
It includes:
- the carB gene encoding carbamoyl-phosphate synthase large subunit, producing the protein MSETVLVLGSGPIRIGQGIEFDYSCVHCVWSLRDMGYRAILVNNNPETVSTDFDTSNGLYFEPVTLEDVMDVISHEEPMGVVCQFGGQTAINLAMGLQERGIQVLGTTPEAIAEAEDREQFDALLEKLGFQRPKGRAVRSLEDAVKVAEEVGYPVLVRPSFVLGGRAMEIVFNEEHLRAFYGEAESANPGQPVLVDKYLLGKEAEVDLISDGENVLIPGIMEHIERAGVHSGDSMAIYPPVALTSDEITSMCRMGIEIGRALKAKGLVNIQFVIVDGVAYILEVNPRASRTVPFLSKVTGIPMVDLATRCMMGEKLAELGYETGLWTLETTAGTEYSGPKGTKYAPIYKGRILDVSNQDAPVGKSQVYAVKAPVFSFLKLRLVEPSLGPEMKSTGEIMGVDSTYEAALYKAFLAAGIGFKGDGAVCITVRDQDKEQAVDIGRRLNANGLKLVATPGTAAHLQAQGIACEKVNKIQAGSPNLLDLIMEGGLSMMINTASLTETSESEAARIRRACIETGVPCVTAIDTASALVRALEIYSDPSQSECKRLDEYFQLA
- a CDS encoding redoxin domain-containing protein, producing MRNNIPMALSAGTKAPLFTLRQKTADGMRDVSLADHAGQDVVVLLFVPGAFTHVCTGQFCDLSKGVTAIPGAVTYGVSVDSAYCQEAWGKMDGITLPMISDFTHQVTKDYDVVLESLSGMGPASKRAAFVIDRDGMIVYSEETPTTLDMVNYEAINAAVSAAK